A section of the Rhodobacter sp. genome encodes:
- the queA gene encoding tRNA preQ1(34) S-adenosylmethionine ribosyltransferase-isomerase QueA, which translates to MKLSDFDFELPEDLIATRPVHPRPSARLLRVEGATMTDRHVSDLPQILRPGDRLVLNNTRVIPARLFGERLRDSRDGPGRARIEATLIAPEGAGWRVLARPLRKLAPGDRVDFGAGLTATVRDRAAEDAVLDFDLTGPAFDAALNRAGRMPLPPYIESRRPADARDHEDYQTVFAKESGAVAAPTASLHFDAALLDSLAARGVATTQVTLHVGAGTFLPVKVEDVTSHRMHAEWGEVTPRAAAEINATRAAGGRVIAVGTTALRLIESAARSGRVEPWRGETDIFIYPGFTFRAVDGLMTNFHLPKSTLLMLVSALMGQDTIRRVYAHAIAERYRFFSYGDSSLLIP; encoded by the coding sequence CCCGAAGACCTGATCGCCACCCGTCCGGTGCACCCCCGCCCGTCCGCCCGATTGCTGCGGGTCGAGGGCGCGACGATGACGGACCGGCATGTATCGGACCTGCCGCAGATCCTGCGTCCCGGCGATCGTTTAGTGCTGAACAATACCCGTGTCATCCCCGCCCGCCTGTTCGGCGAACGCCTGCGCGACAGCCGTGACGGCCCGGGCCGAGCCCGCATCGAGGCGACGCTGATCGCGCCCGAAGGGGCGGGCTGGCGGGTCCTGGCCCGCCCACTGCGCAAACTGGCGCCCGGTGACAGGGTCGATTTCGGCGCCGGACTGACCGCGACGGTCCGAGACCGCGCGGCCGAGGATGCGGTGCTGGATTTCGACCTGACCGGCCCCGCCTTCGACGCGGCGCTCAACCGCGCCGGACGCATGCCGCTGCCCCCCTATATCGAAAGCCGCCGCCCCGCCGATGCCCGGGACCACGAGGATTACCAGACGGTTTTCGCAAAGGAATCCGGCGCCGTCGCCGCCCCGACCGCAAGCCTGCATTTCGACGCTGCGCTGCTCGACAGCCTTGCCGCGAGGGGCGTCGCGACCACCCAGGTGACGCTGCATGTCGGTGCCGGCACCTTCCTGCCGGTCAAGGTCGAGGACGTCACCAGCCACCGGATGCACGCCGAATGGGGCGAGGTCACGCCCCGCGCCGCGGCCGAGATCAACGCCACGCGCGCCGCCGGAGGCCGGGTGATTGCGGTCGGCACCACCGCGCTGCGCCTGATCGAAAGCGCGGCGCGCTCGGGCCGCGTCGAACCCTGGCGCGGCGAAACCGATATCTTCATCTATCCCGGCTTCACCTTTCGCGCGGTGGACGGGTTGATGACCAACTTCCACCTGCCGAAATCGACCCTGCTCATGCTGGTGTCGGCGCTGATGGGCCAGGACACGATCCGCCGCGTCTACGCGCACGCCATCGCCGAACGCTACCGCTTCTTTTCCTACGGCGACTCCTCGCTCTTGATCCCCTGA
- the lpdA gene encoding dihydrolipoyl dehydrogenase yields MAEQSFDVVVVGAGPGGYVAAIRAAQLGLRTCIVEREHLGGICLNWGCIPTKALLRSAEVFHLMNRAKDFGLSAQGIGFDLDAVVKRSRGVAKQLSSGIGHLMKKNKITVVMGEATLPAPGTVRVTTDKGTETLTAPNIILATGARARALPGLEADGDLVWTYKHALVPKRMPKTLLVIGSGAIGIEFASFFNTLGAKTTVVEVMDRALPVEDSEISAFARKQFEKQGMVIREKTTVTALERGAGMVTAHLEANGKTETATFDTVISAVGIVGNVENLGLESLGVTIDRTHVVTDEYCRTGVPGLYAIGDIAGAPWLAHKASHEGVMVAELIAGRHPHAIKPNTIPGCTYCHPQVASVGLTEAKAKEAGFTVKVGRFPFVGNGKAIALGEPEGLVKTVFDAKTGELLGAHMVGAEVTEMIQGYVIGRTLETTEEDLMNTVFPHPTLSEMMHESVLDAYGRALHF; encoded by the coding sequence ATGGCCGAGCAGAGCTTTGATGTCGTTGTCGTCGGTGCGGGCCCGGGCGGCTATGTCGCCGCGATCCGGGCCGCGCAACTGGGTCTGAGGACCTGCATCGTCGAGCGCGAGCATCTGGGCGGAATCTGTCTGAACTGGGGCTGCATCCCGACCAAGGCGCTGCTGCGCTCGGCCGAAGTGTTCCATCTGATGAACCGGGCCAAGGATTTCGGCCTCAGCGCGCAGGGCATCGGGTTTGACCTGGACGCGGTGGTGAAACGCTCGCGCGGGGTTGCAAAACAGCTCTCCAGCGGTATCGGCCACCTGATGAAGAAGAACAAGATCACCGTGGTGATGGGCGAAGCCACCCTGCCGGCTCCGGGCACCGTCCGGGTGACCACCGACAAGGGCACCGAGACGCTGACGGCGCCGAACATCATCCTGGCCACCGGCGCCCGGGCGCGCGCGTTGCCGGGCCTCGAGGCGGACGGCGATCTGGTCTGGACCTACAAGCATGCGCTGGTGCCGAAACGGATGCCAAAGACCTTGCTGGTCATCGGCTCGGGCGCGATCGGCATCGAATTCGCCAGCTTTTTCAACACGCTGGGCGCGAAAACCACGGTGGTCGAGGTGATGGACCGCGCACTACCGGTCGAGGATTCCGAGATCAGCGCCTTTGCCAGGAAGCAATTCGAAAAGCAAGGCATGGTGATCCGCGAAAAGACAACGGTGACGGCGCTGGAGCGCGGCGCCGGCATGGTGACGGCGCATCTGGAGGCAAACGGCAAGACGGAAACCGCGACGTTCGACACGGTGATCTCGGCCGTCGGCATCGTCGGCAATGTCGAGAACCTGGGGCTGGAGTCGCTGGGGGTCACGATCGACCGCACCCATGTGGTGACCGACGAATACTGCCGCACCGGCGTGCCCGGTCTCTACGCCATCGGCGACATCGCCGGCGCGCCCTGGCTGGCCCACAAGGCCAGCCACGAGGGTGTCATGGTGGCCGAACTGATCGCCGGGCGACACCCGCACGCGATCAAGCCGAACACCATCCCGGGTTGCACCTATTGCCACCCGCAGGTCGCTTCGGTCGGGCTGACCGAGGCCAAGGCGAAAGAGGCGGGATTCACGGTGAAGGTCGGGCGATTCCCCTTTGTCGGCAACGGCAAGGCGATCGCGCTGGGCGAGCCCGAGGGGCTGGTGAAGACGGTGTTCGACGCAAAGACGGGCGAGTTGCTGGGCGCGCATATGGTCGGCGCCGAGGTGACCGAGATGATCCAGGGCTATGTCATCGGCCGCACGCTGGAAACGACCGAGGAAGACCTGATGAACACGGTCTTTCCGCATCCGACCTTGAGCGAGATGATGCATGAAAGCGTGCTGGACGCCTATGGCCGGGCGCTGCATTTCTGA
- a CDS encoding DUF924 domain-containing protein: MAISARAEAILGYWNDLGPAGWYAGSAEIDDEVRRRFLSDWTEAHAGGLRPWLTCSDGILAYLLLTDQFPRNMFRDQGRAFATDPLARQVATFAWQKKADLGIEPPLRQFFYLPLMHSETIIDQDRCVALFKARMPEAENNLLHARAHREVIRRFGRFPFRNAALGRQDTPAERAFLESGAYGAIVRELGG; the protein is encoded by the coding sequence ATGGCGATCAGTGCGCGGGCCGAGGCCATCCTGGGCTACTGGAACGATTTGGGCCCGGCCGGCTGGTATGCCGGCAGCGCCGAGATCGACGACGAGGTCCGCCGCCGGTTTCTGAGCGACTGGACCGAAGCGCACGCCGGTGGCCTGCGCCCCTGGCTGACCTGCTCGGACGGGATCCTGGCCTATCTGCTGCTGACCGACCAGTTCCCGCGCAACATGTTCCGCGACCAGGGCCGCGCCTTTGCCACCGACCCGCTGGCGCGCCAGGTCGCAACCTTTGCCTGGCAGAAAAAGGCCGATCTCGGGATCGAACCGCCGTTGCGGCAGTTCTTCTACCTGCCGCTGATGCATTCGGAAACGATCATCGACCAGGACCGCTGCGTCGCCCTGTTCAAAGCCCGGATGCCCGAGGCCGAGAACAACCTGCTGCACGCGCGCGCGCACCGCGAAGTGATCCGCCGCTTTGGCCGCTTTCCGTTTCGCAACGCGGCGCTGGGGCGGCAGGACACACCGGCCGAACGGGCGTTTCTCGAGTCCGGCGCCTATGGCGCCATCGTCCGGGAGCTGGGCGGCTGA
- a CDS encoding MFS transporter, protein MLKVLASTWALLLGLMLLMLGNGMQGTLLGIRGAIENFSTTQMSIVMSCYFIGFLFGSRLAPEMIRRVGHVRVFAALGSMISAVLILYAAAPHWIAWSLMRVLIGFSFSGVYITSESWLNNASTNETRGQALSLYLIVQMIGIIAAQILLNLADPSGYILFVIPSVLVSLAFTPILLSVAPAPAFDTTKPLSFRALYQASPLGCVGMFLLGGVFSAQFGMASVWGTQAGLSVRDLSIFVASIYVGGLVLQFPIGWFSDRMDRRKLILALAVAGTAVLTIPVVTEAPFWLLIVVGALMGGISNPLYSLLLAYVNDYLDSADMAAASAGLIFINGVGAISGPIVTGWMMGAIGPAGFFLFMALIFGVMALYAAWRMTQRRSTPDSSGTYTAMSPTASVISVEAALERSETESPPH, encoded by the coding sequence ATGCTGAAAGTTCTCGCCTCGACCTGGGCCCTGCTGCTGGGGCTGATGCTGCTCATGCTGGGCAACGGGATGCAGGGCACGCTGCTGGGCATCCGCGGCGCGATCGAGAATTTCTCGACCACGCAGATGTCCATCGTCATGTCGTGCTATTTCATCGGCTTCCTGTTCGGGTCGCGCCTGGCGCCCGAGATGATTCGCCGCGTTGGCCATGTGCGCGTGTTCGCGGCGCTGGGATCGATGATCTCGGCAGTGCTGATCCTCTATGCCGCCGCGCCGCACTGGATCGCCTGGTCGCTGATGCGGGTGCTGATCGGGTTCTCGTTCTCGGGCGTCTACATCACCTCGGAAAGCTGGCTGAACAACGCCTCGACCAACGAAACCCGGGGGCAGGCGCTGTCGTTGTATCTGATCGTGCAGATGATCGGGATCATCGCCGCGCAGATCCTTCTGAACCTGGCCGACCCCTCGGGTTATATCCTGTTCGTCATCCCCTCGGTGCTGGTGTCGCTGGCCTTTACGCCGATCCTGCTGTCGGTCGCGCCGGCGCCGGCGTTCGACACCACGAAACCCCTGAGCTTTCGCGCGCTCTATCAGGCCTCGCCCCTGGGCTGCGTCGGCATGTTCCTGCTGGGCGGGGTCTTTTCGGCCCAGTTCGGCATGGCCTCGGTCTGGGGCACGCAGGCCGGTCTGAGCGTGCGCGACCTGTCGATCTTCGTCGCGTCGATCTATGTCGGCGGGCTGGTGCTGCAATTCCCCATCGGCTGGTTCAGCGACCGCATGGACCGGCGCAAGCTGATCCTGGCGCTGGCCGTCGCGGGCACGGCGGTGCTGACCATCCCGGTGGTGACCGAGGCCCCTTTCTGGCTGCTGATCGTGGTCGGCGCGCTGATGGGGGGGATATCCAACCCGCTCTATTCCCTGCTGCTGGCCTATGTGAACGACTATCTGGACAGCGCCGACATGGCGGCGGCCTCGGCCGGGCTGATCTTCATCAACGGGGTCGGCGCGATCTCGGGGCCGATCGTCACCGGCTGGATGATGGGCGCGATCGGGCCGGCCGGGTTCTTCCTGTTCATGGCGCTGATTTTCGGCGTGATGGCGCTGTATGCCGCCTGGCGGATGACGCAGCGCCGCAGCACCCCCGATTCCTCGGGGACCTATACGGCGATGTCGCCCACGGCGTCGGTGATCTCGGTCGAGGCCGCGCTCGAACGGTCCGAGACCGAGAGCCCGCCGCACTGA
- a CDS encoding sulfurtransferase produces MFNFFNNLMSPGAAVDPAEAVKAVAEKRALVIDVREEDEVRHSGKAKGALNLPLSRLHMTADPRSGHFDKALAKAHKDGSAIYLYCASGARSGRAAGILRQHGFEAVHNLGNLHTWAQGGGQIVR; encoded by the coding sequence ATGTTCAACTTCTTCAACAACCTGATGAGCCCCGGCGCCGCCGTCGATCCCGCCGAGGCGGTCAAGGCGGTCGCCGAAAAGCGCGCGCTGGTGATCGACGTCCGCGAAGAGGACGAGGTCCGCCATTCCGGCAAGGCCAAAGGCGCGCTGAACCTGCCGCTCAGCCGCCTGCACATGACCGCCGACCCGCGCTCGGGGCATTTCGACAAGGCGCTGGCCAAGGCGCACAAGGACGGCAGCGCGATCTACCTGTATTGCGCCTCGGGCGCGCGTTCGGGCCGGGCGGCGGGCATCCTGCGCCAGCACGGGTTCGAAGCCGTCCACAACCTGGGCAACCTGCACACCTGGGCCCAGGGCGGCGGCCAGATCGTCCGCTGA